ATCGGTCAGGGTGTCGGCGTAGAGGACGACGTGCGCATCGGCATGCCGGGCGGCACGCCCGATGATCTGGATCAGGCTCCGGGCGTCCCGCAGGAACCCCTCTTTGTCGGCGTCGAGGATGCCGATGAATCCCACCTCGGGGATGTCGAGCCCCTCGCGGAGGAGGTTGATGCCCACGAGCACGTCGAAGGTGCCGAGGCGGAGCTGGCGGATGATCTCCGTTCGCTCGATGGTCTTAATATCGGAGTGGAGGTACCGGGTTTTGATGCCCTGGTCGGCGAGAAACCCGGTGAGCTCCTCGGCGAGCTTCTTCGTGAGCGTCGTGATCAGCACCCGGTCGCCGTTTTCGATCGCACGCTCGATCTCCTCCATGACATCGCGGGTCTGCCCCTCGATGGGGCGGATCTCCACGGAGGGGTCGACAAGCCCCGTCGGGCGGATGATCTGCTCGACAATCCGGGCCGAATGCTCGCGCTCGTAGATCGCAGGCGTTGCGGAGACGAAGATCACCTGCCGCATGTAGTGCTCGAACTCGTCGAACCGGAGCGGGCGGTTGTCGAGGGCGGACGGCAGCCGGAACCCGTAATCGACGAGGTTGCGTTTCCGCGAGTAGTCGCCCCGGTACATCCCGGTCACCTGCGGGAGCGTCTGGTGGCTCTCGTCGACGACCATCAAAAAGTCGCGGGGGAAATAATCGAGCAGGCAGTAGGGTTTCTCGCCCGGCTGCCGCCCGTCGAAATGGCGCGAGTAGTTCTCGATTCCCTTGCAGCTCCCGGTTTCTTCGATCATCTCGATGTCGTACCGGGTCCGCTGCTCGAGGCGGTGGGCCTCGATCATCCCGAGGCCCGGCAGCACCTCGTCGAGCTCCCGCTCGATGGAGGCGAGCGCCCGCTGCTTCTCCGACTCGGGGATCACGAAGTGGCGTGCGGGATAGACGTGGAAATACGGCATCTTTTCGTTGACGGCGCCCGTCATCTTGTCAATCTCCGATATCCGGTCGATCTCGTCCCCGAACAGCTCGATACGGATGATATCGTTGAAATAGCCGGGGATCAGGTCGATGGTGTCCCCTTTCACCCGGAACCGGCCCGGCATCAGTTCGATGTCGTTTCTCTCGAAGAGGAGGTCGACAAGCCTCCCGAGGAGCTCGTTTCGCTGGAGGCGGTCCCCGACGGTGAGGGTGAAGCCCATATTCCGGAAGTTCTCCGGGTTGCCGAGGCCGTAGATGCAGGAGACCGACGCGACCACGATCGTGTCCTCCCGTGATAAGAGGGACGCGGTCGCGGAAAGGCGCATTTGTTCGATCTTCGGGTTGATCTGGGCATCCTTTTCGATATACTGGTCTTTCTGCGGGATGTACGATTCGGGCTGGTAATAGTCGTAGTACGAGACGAAGTACTCGACCCGGTTCTCCGGAAAAAACTCCCTGAACTCGTTGTACAGCTGGGCGGCGAGGGTCTTGTTGTGCGCGATGACGAGGGTCGGGCGCTGGAGCTCCGCAATCACGTTGGCAACCGTGAAGGTCTTTCCCGAGCCGGTCACGCCGAGCAGGGTGTTTCGGCGCCCTCCCGCCCGGAAGCTGTCGACAAGCCCCCGGATGGCGTCGGGCTGCGATCCCTTCGGCTCGAACTCCGAAACACAGCGGAATTCCGTCAAGAAATCACCTGCTTTTTCCGGAGCAGTCGGTTGTAGGCGATCGCGAACCGGTGGGCCTCGTCACGGATCTCCTGGATGAAGAGCGAGGCCTTTTTCCTTTTCGAGAGAGGGAGCGGGATCGACATGCCCGGCAGGAAGATCTCCTCCTCGCGTTTGGCGATCGCGATGACCGGAATCTTCACCCCGGCGCCGGCGAGCGCCCCCGCTGCCGCCGACAGCTGCCCCTTCCCGCCGTCGACGATGATCAGGTCGGGCATCGCGGCACCCTCGTCGCGGAGCCGCCGGTAGCGCCGCCCGACGACCTCGGCGATCGCGGCGAAATCGTCGATCCCCTCGAGGGTCTTGATCTTAAACCGCCGGTACTGCCGCTTGTCCGGCCTGCCGCCCCGGAACTGCACCATCGACCCGACCATCGCCGTGCCCGAGAGATGCGAGATGTCGAAGCACTCGA
The Methanoculleus sp. SDB genome window above contains:
- a CDS encoding excinuclease ABC subunit B (The UvrABC repair system catalyzes the recognition and processing of DNA lesions. The beta-hairpin of the Uvr-B subunit is inserted between the strands, where it probes for the presence of a lesion), giving the protein MTEFRCVSEFEPKGSQPDAIRGLVDSFRAGGRRNTLLGVTGSGKTFTVANVIAELQRPTLVIAHNKTLAAQLYNEFREFFPENRVEYFVSYYDYYQPESYIPQKDQYIEKDAQINPKIEQMRLSATASLLSREDTIVVASVSCIYGLGNPENFRNMGFTLTVGDRLQRNELLGRLVDLLFERNDIELMPGRFRVKGDTIDLIPGYFNDIIRIELFGDEIDRISEIDKMTGAVNEKMPYFHVYPARHFVIPESEKQRALASIERELDEVLPGLGMIEAHRLEQRTRYDIEMIEETGSCKGIENYSRHFDGRQPGEKPYCLLDYFPRDFLMVVDESHQTLPQVTGMYRGDYSRKRNLVDYGFRLPSALDNRPLRFDEFEHYMRQVIFVSATPAIYEREHSARIVEQIIRPTGLVDPSVEIRPIEGQTRDVMEEIERAIENGDRVLITTLTKKLAEELTGFLADQGIKTRYLHSDIKTIERTEIIRQLRLGTFDVLVGINLLREGLDIPEVGFIGILDADKEGFLRDARSLIQIIGRAARHADAHVVLYADTLTDSIKRAVAETERRRNLQIAYNKKHGITPQTIVKPIREKEVDLTDTKHLPKTEIPNLIIELETQMRGAADDLDFERAIYLRDRVKRLRKEHDMP